The Dunckerocampus dactyliophorus isolate RoL2022-P2 chromosome 1, RoL_Ddac_1.1, whole genome shotgun sequence genome has a segment encoding these proteins:
- the LOC129177936 gene encoding protein kinase C and casein kinase substrate in neurons protein 1-like — protein sequence MSGSYDECAGADDTMDSFWEVGNYKRAVKRFDDGHRLCNDLMGCLQERAKIEKAYGDQLTAWSKRWRQLIEKGPQYGSVERAWLAVMTEAEKVSELHQDVKNNLLNEDVEKVKNWQKEAYHKQMIGGFKEAKEAEEGFKKAQKPWAKKLKEMETAKKAYHMACKEEKLAATREANGKTEASVTPDQQKKLHEKVDKCKQDVQKAKEKYEKSLEELNKCAPPYMESMEQVFDQCQQHEVKRLTFLKEALLDIKRHLNLTENQSYATIYRELERTILAANTQEDLKWFSNNHGPGMHMNWPAFEEYNPDQASAPPKKKKPDGAPPTPSTDHVAPPGDRSSVSSYDKNQAYSTEWSDDEQPAAYSGNENGGNGNSFEDDSSTGKGVRVRALYDYDGQEQDELSFKAGDELTKTEDEDEQGWCRGRLDNGREGLYPANYVEPI from the exons ATGTCTGGCTCGTACGATGAATGTGCAGGTGCTGACGACACCATGGACAGCTTCTGGGAG GTGGGGAACTACAAACGTGCTGTCAAGAGATTTGATGATGGCCATCGACTGTGCAATGACCTCATGGGCTGCCTTCAGGAACGGGCCAAGATAGAAAAAGCTTATGGTGATCAGCTAACCGCCTGGTCAAAGAGATGGAGACAACTCATTGAGAAAG GCCCCCAGTACGGCTCCGTGGAGAGAGCCTGGCTGGCTGTAATGACTGAGGCAGAAAAGGTGAGCGAGCTCCATCAAGATGTCAAGAACAACCTGCTGAATGAGGATGTGGAGAAAGTGAAGAACTGGCAGAAGGAGGCCTATCACAAACAAATGATTGGAGGCTTCAAGGAGGCAAAGGAGGCAGAAGAAGGATTTAAGAAGGCTCAGAAACCCTGGGCCAAAAAGCTCAAGGAG ATGGAGACCGCTAAGAAAGCATACCATATGGCATGCAAGGAGGAAAAACTGGCTGCCACACGAGAGGCCAACGGCAAGACCGAGGCTTCTGTGACACCAGACCAGCAGAAGAAACTTCATGAGAAAGTGGACAAATGCAAACAGGATGTACAGAAG GCTAAAGAAAAGTATGAGAAGTCTCTGGAGGAGCTCAACAAATGTGCGCCCCCCTACATGGAGAGCATGGAGCAGGTGTTTgaccagtgccagcagcacgaGGTCAAGAGGCTGACCTTCTTGAAGGAGGCTTTGCTGGACATCAAACGCCACCTCAATCTCACTGAGAACCAAAG CTATGCCACAATATACAGAGAACTGGAGCGCACCATCCTGGCAGCGAACACACAAGAGGATCTGAAGTGGTTCAGCAACAACCACGGGCCTGGAATGCACATGAACTGGCCCGCATTTGAG GAATACAACCCAGACCAGGCAAGTGCTCccccaaagaagaagaaaccagatggagccccgcccactccaAGCACTGACCATGTGGCTCCCCCTGGTGACCGGAGCAG CGTGAGCAGCTATGATAAGAACCAAGCGTACTCGACTGAGTGGTCTGATGATGAGCAGCCCGCTGCTTACTCTGGAAACGAAAACGGCGGTAACGGGAACTCATTCGAAGATGATTCCAGCACTGGTAAAGGCGTCCGTGTGCGAGCTCTCTATGATTACGATGGCCAGGAGCAGGATGAGCTCTCCTTCAAAGCAG GCGATGAGCTGACCAAGACCGAGGACGAAGATGAGCAAGGCTGGTGTCGAGGTCGTTTGGACAACGGCCGGGAGGGACTGTACCCGGCCAATTACGTTGAGCCAATCTAG